One Nitrospira sp. DNA segment encodes these proteins:
- a CDS encoding OmpH family outer membrane protein: MKRQRVIGMLGVLAASLWFVHAAVAAETFKVGVMDQQAVMEQSKAGKRALEEMKSYSLTRQKIVNADDQELKDMEQSLQDPNSKLSEQAKQEKQEQFRTKLEAYQRRLADFNREVQQKQREMVTEYAKKIAAAAQAVAQKDGYQAILDKGSDAMVRIVLYHQPALDVTDRVVKEFDSQNK; the protein is encoded by the coding sequence ATGAAACGACAGCGCGTGATCGGGATGCTCGGAGTGCTGGCGGCGAGCCTGTGGTTCGTCCATGCGGCCGTCGCGGCGGAGACGTTTAAGGTCGGGGTGATGGATCAGCAGGCGGTGATGGAACAATCCAAAGCCGGCAAGCGGGCGCTGGAGGAAATGAAGAGCTATTCGCTGACCCGGCAGAAAATCGTGAATGCGGACGACCAGGAATTGAAGGATATGGAGCAGTCCCTCCAGGATCCCAACAGCAAGTTGAGCGAGCAGGCAAAGCAGGAAAAACAGGAACAATTCCGGACGAAGCTGGAGGCCTATCAGCGTCGCCTGGCTGACTTTAATCGGGAAGTGCAGCAGAAACAACGCGAGATGGTGACGGAGTATGCCAAGAAGATTGCGGCGGCCGCACAAGCGGTGGCGCAGAAAGACGGCTATCAGGCTATTCTCGACAAGGGCAGCGATGCGATGGTGCGGATTGTGTTGTACCATCAGCCCGCGCTGGACGTGACGGATCGTGTCGTGAAGGAGTTCGATAGCCAGAATAAGTAG
- a CDS encoding OmpH family outer membrane protein: MAAMTNQCRNTCAALLMVAFLAVSGCAGAGAGAKVEGKIGVLDPARILSDTNAGKKAKDNLTAFSKNRQTLIELDEKELRRLEEDFVKQASVLSPAAKRDREEAFRRRMQEYQQKVTELNREVQEKQKDVMDGFRGKIETVVGKVAKRLGLQIVVDSSKGGVTLYREDTLDISNQVIEEFNRDYP, from the coding sequence ATGGCCGCGATGACGAATCAATGCCGGAATACCTGTGCGGCGCTGCTCATGGTCGCATTCCTTGCCGTGAGTGGATGTGCGGGAGCGGGCGCCGGCGCGAAAGTCGAGGGGAAGATCGGGGTATTGGATCCGGCCCGAATTCTGTCCGATACCAACGCGGGGAAAAAAGCCAAGGACAACCTCACGGCCTTTTCCAAGAATCGACAGACCCTGATCGAGCTCGATGAAAAGGAATTGCGTCGGCTGGAAGAGGATTTCGTGAAACAGGCCAGCGTCCTGAGTCCCGCGGCCAAACGTGATCGGGAAGAAGCGTTTCGCCGGCGCATGCAGGAGTATCAGCAAAAGGTCACGGAGCTGAATCGGGAAGTGCAGGAGAAGCAAAAAGATGTGATGGACGGATTTCGCGGCAAGATCGAGACGGTGGTCGGCAAGGTTGCGAAGCGGCTGGGCTTGCAGATTGTCGTGGACAGCAGCAAAGGCGGAGTGACGCTCTATCGCGAGGACACGCTCGATATTTCGAATCAGGTGATTGAAGAGTTCAATCGGGACTATCCCTAG